One region of Parambassis ranga chromosome 12, fParRan2.1, whole genome shotgun sequence genomic DNA includes:
- the swi5 gene encoding DNA repair protein SWI5 homolog isoform X1 yields the protein MTTEQSAEEHDTADKIPASTPEGNKSKREVLKRTPFSKFRKVHSNFKSPLQGTDRAKVSPAEEVAELERQRERLDAEIAQLEAEGYRVDELEQHIDMLHEYNDIKDIGQLLLGRIAAHRGTTTRALYPQFGLELDD from the exons ATGACCACCGAGCAGTCTGCTGAAGAGCATGATACTGCAGATAAGATTCCAGCGTCAACGCCGGAGGGAAACAAATCGAAGAGAGAAGTACTGAAACG AACTCCATTCTCAAAGTTTAGGAAAGTACACTCCAACTTTAAGTCACCT CTTCAAGGAACCGACAGGGCTAAAGTTAGCCCTGCAGAGGAGGTGGCAGagctggagagacagagagagcggcTGGATGCAGAGATAGCACAGCTGGAAGCTGA AGGATACAGAGTGGATGAGCTGGAGCAACATATTGATATGTTGCATGAATACAATGACATCAAAGACATTGGGCAGCTCCTCCTAGGTCGCATTG CTGCTCACAGGGGGACCACCACACGAGCTCTCTATCCACAGTTTGGTCTGGAACTGGATGACTGa
- the swi5 gene encoding DNA repair protein SWI5 homolog isoform X2 yields the protein MILQIRFQRQRRRETNRREKTPFSKFRKVHSNFKSPLQGTDRAKVSPAEEVAELERQRERLDAEIAQLEAEGYRVDELEQHIDMLHEYNDIKDIGQLLLGRIAAHRGTTTRALYPQFGLELDD from the exons ATGATACTGCAGATAAGATTCCAGCGTCAACGCCGGAGGGAAACAAATCGAAGAGAGAA AACTCCATTCTCAAAGTTTAGGAAAGTACACTCCAACTTTAAGTCACCT CTTCAAGGAACCGACAGGGCTAAAGTTAGCCCTGCAGAGGAGGTGGCAGagctggagagacagagagagcggcTGGATGCAGAGATAGCACAGCTGGAAGCTGA AGGATACAGAGTGGATGAGCTGGAGCAACATATTGATATGTTGCATGAATACAATGACATCAAAGACATTGGGCAGCTCCTCCTAGGTCGCATTG CTGCTCACAGGGGGACCACCACACGAGCTCTCTATCCACAGTTTGGTCTGGAACTGGATGACTGa